A region of Diospyros lotus cultivar Yz01 chromosome 3, ASM1463336v1, whole genome shotgun sequence DNA encodes the following proteins:
- the LOC127796156 gene encoding 60S ribosomal protein L13a-4-like, which yields MVSGSGICARRVVVDARHHMLGRLASILAKELLNGQRVVVVRCEEICLSGGLVRQKMKYLRFLRKRMNTKPSHGPIHFRAPAKILWRTIRGMIPHKTKRGAAALARLKAYEGIPAPYDKTKRMVIPDALKVLRLQAGHKYCLLGKLSSEVGWNHYDTIRELEKKRKDRAQVSYERKKQLTKLRIKAEKAAEEKLGSQLDILSSVKY from the exons ATGGTGTCCGGATCGGGAATCTGCGCGCGGCGGGTGGTGGTGGACGCGCGCCACCACATGCTGGGGCGGCTGGCGTCGATACTGGCGAAAGAGCTGCTCAACGGACAGAGAGTGGTGGTTGTCCGCTGCGAAGAGATCTGCCTCTCCGGCGGCCTCGTCCGCCAGAAGATGAAATACCTCCGCTTCCTCCGCAAGCGCATGAACACCAAGCCCTCTCACGGTCCCATCCACTTCCGCGCCCCCGCCAAGATCCTCTGGCGCACCATCCGCGG GATGATTCCGCACAAGACAAAGCGTGGAGCGGCGGCGCTGGCGAGGTTGAAGGCGTACGAGGGCATTCCTGCGCCCTACGACAAGACGAAGCGGATGGTCATCCCTGACGCTCTCAA GGTTCTGAGGCTTCAGGCTGGACACAAGTACTGCTTGTTGGGCAAGCTCTCATCAGAGGTCGGATGGAATCACTATGACACCATCAGG GagctggagaagaagaggaaagacaGGGCACAAGTATCATACGAGAGGAAGAAGCAGCTAACAAAGCTGAGGATCAAGGCTGAAAAAGCTGCTGAGGAGAAGCTTGGTTCTCAGTTAGACATACTTTCTTCCGTTAAGTACTAA